The DNA region ATTTATAATATCCAGCATCATTATGCGCATTTGATTTCTAATTTATATGAAAATTTCAGTGATGATTTAACAAAATCAAATAAAAATTCAGATAAACAATATTTGGGATTTTGTTTTGATGGCACAGGATATGGGGATAACGCTAAAATTTGGGGTGGTGAAGTTTTTATTTTTAATGGATATAAATATAGTAGAAAATACCATTTTGATGAGTTTTTACTCCTTGGTGGTGATAAAAGCATAAAAGAAATTTATCGCTTAGCTTATGCAATTTTTAAAAAATATGATATTGATACAAAATTATTAAATATTGAGCCAAAATTAGAAAAAAAGTTAAATTTAATTTACACAAAAGAGATAAACTCATATTATACTTCATCACTTGGCAGAGTTTTTGATGCATTTTATTCGCTTATTTTTGGAGTAAGCAAGATAAGCTATGATGCACAAGCTGGCATGATAATGGAGAAATTTTATGATAAGAGTTGTAAAGAAAGTTATAAATTTGAAATTGAAAATGAAAAAATAATATTTAAAGATGCTTTTTTAAATGCTTTAAAAGAAAGCGATAAAAAAGTTTCTATAAGTAAGTTTATAAATGGCTTAGTGGATTTGATTATTAAAATTTCAATAAAAGAAAAACTTGATGTAATATTAAGTGGTGGAGTTTTTCAAAATAAAATTTTAGTTGAAATTTTAATAGCCAAATTTAAAGAAAATGGGATAAAATACTATTTTAATCAAACTTATCCTACAAATGATAGTGGAATTGCCTTAGGGCAGATGATTTGGTTTTTACTAAATAAAGGAGAAAACTATGTGTAAAGATTGCGGTTGTGAAAGTCACAAACATAACGAAGATACAAAATCAACTGTTGAAGTTGTATCTAAAATTTTATCTAAGAATGACAAAGAAGCAGACCATAACAGAGCTCACCTTGATGAAAAAGGGATATTTTGCATAAATTTAATGAGTAGTCCAGGAGCTGGAAAAACAACACTTTTAGAAAATACAATTAAAAAAAGCAAATTTAAAATAGGTGTTGTTGAAGGAGATTTAGAAACTAACCGTGATGCCGATAGAATCATAAAAGCAGGTGCATCAGCATATCAAATCACAACAGGGCAGGGTTGTCACCTAGATGCAGTTATGGTACATGAAGGACTTCATCACTTGCCACTTGAAAATTTAAATCTAGTTTTTGTAGAAAATGTAGGAAATTTAGTTTGTCCTGCAAGCTATGATGTTGGATCTCACATAAATGTAGTACTTTTAAGCTCACCAGAGGGAAGTGATAAAGTTGAAAAATATCCTGTTATGTTTAGAGCTGCAGATTTAGTTATCATAACAAAATCAAGTGTTAAAAAATATTTTAACTTTGATACAAAAGAGGTCATCAACTCAGTTAGAAAGCTTAATCCAAAAGCTGATATTATTGAACTTGACAGTGTTACTGGTGAGGGCTTTGAAAAATGGCTTGATTATCTGAAATTTAAAATGGAGTTTAGATAATGTGTCTTAGCATACCATCAAAAGTTTTAGAAGTAGATGAAAACAACTTTGCTACAGTTGAAACTTTAGGCGTTAAAAGAGGTGTTAGTTTAGATCTTATTGGCGAGCCTGTAAAACCAGGCGAATATGTTTTAATCCATGTTGGCTTTGCAATGGAAAAAATAGATACAAAAGCAGCTCTTGAAAGTTTGGAGTTTTATAAAAAAATTGCAAAAGAGATGGAAGATGGGACAATTGATCAAAGTGATGGTGATATGGGACTATCAAATATGAAAATAGAGTAAAAAATGGATTTAATAAACGACTTTAGAGATAAAACTCATATTTTAAATTTATCAAAACTAATAATTGAAAATTCAAAAAAACCACTTAATATAATGGAAATTTGTGGTGGGCACACACACTCTATAATGAAATTTGGTATTGATAAATTAGTCGGAGAAAATATAAAATTTATCCACGGCCCTGGATGTCCAGTTTGTGTTATGCCTCGTCATAGTATTGATGAGGCCATAAAGCTTGCCTCTATGAAAGATACCATTTTTACAACATTGGCTGATATGTTAAGAGTGCCAGGAAGTTATACAACTCTTGCCAAACAAAGGGCCAAAGGTCATGATATAAGAGCTTTATATTCTCCACTTGATGTGATAAATATAGCATTAAAAAATCCAGATAAAAATGTGATATTTTTTGCTATTGGTTTTGAAACAACTACACCAATGAGTGCAGTTGTCATAGAAAAAGCAATAAATTTAAATCTTAAAAATCTTTTTTTTCATATAAATCATGTTACCGTTCCAGCACCAGTTAAAGCTCTTTTAGATGATAAAAATGTAAAAATTGATGCATTTTTAGGACCAAGTCATGTAAGTGTTATAATTGGTTCAAAACCATACGAAGATATTGCAAAAACTTATAAAAAACCAATTGCCATAAGTGGATTTGAGCCACTTGATATAATGGATTCTATTTTAAATTTAGTTAAACAATTTAATGAAAATAAATTTGAAGTTTATAACGAATACAACCGAGTTGTTAAGCCAAACGGGAATGAAAAAGCTATAAATTTAATAAATAAATATTTCAAAAAAGTGGATTTTGAGTGGAGAGGACTTGGAGTTATACCAAAAAGTGGACTCGATCTAAAAGATGAGTTTGATTTTTTAAATGCAAGGAAAATTTTTGATTGCAGTGTTGAGAGCAAGTCTGAAAACAGAGCCTGTATTTGTGGTGAAATTTTAAGGGGGTTGAAAAATCCACCTGATTGTAAAGTATTTGGAAAGGTTTGCAATCCACAAAACCCACTTGGTTCTTGTATGGTTTCAAGCGAGGGAGCATGTGCGGCTTATTATAAATATAAAAGAGGGTAAAAAGTGGAAGAGCTAGAAAGAAAACAAATACTAAAAAAAGCCATTTTAAATTATAGGCTTTTTTTTGTTTTAGTTCCAGCTTTTTTATTTTTATTTTTTTTGATATTTGAAATTTTTAGTGAGTATTTTCCTGATATTAAAGAGAAATACCCAGAAGCAAATTTGCTTTTTTTAGCCTATTTTCCTTTGTTTTTTATAGCGTTGTTTTTTTTAAATAGGTATTTAAATTATTTAAAAAAACAAAATATAAAATTTGAAAATTATATAAAAGAAAAACTAGTTTCAAAATTTTTAAAAAACTATACTTATAACCCAGCAGATGGTTTCGGAAGTAATTTTATAAATAGTGTAGAAATTTATGCTCATTATGACTTTGCAACTCATGATTTAGTAAAAGGTTTTCATAAAGATACAAAATTTGAGTTTTGTATAGCAGAAACTTGTGAAAATTATACTAGCGTGGGTGGTGATTTTGGAAAGTTAATAAATGGCTTAAAAAAAATGAAGTATGAATTATCAAAATTTACAGGTGTTATTTTGGGTTTTGTGATAGATAAAAATTTTAAATCAAAAACAATAATTGTTGATAAATCCTACAACACAAAAATAAATGGAAAAAAAGAAATTTTTGATAATAGCACTTTTAATGACGAGTTTAGAATATTTAGCGACGATGCTGTAGAAGCTAGGTATTTGCTTAGTTTTTTGGATATGGAAAAAATAGTAAATTTTCAAAACACAATAGGAGCAGGGCAGGCAAGCTATGCTTTTATAAATGGGAAATTTTATATTTTTTTAAATAATTATCATTTTAGTTATAACCCATCTTTATTTTTTGAAGTAAATGAAAAAGATGCGATAAATTTCGCACAAAATATAAAAAAAGTGATAAGTTTTATAGATTATTTTAAATAGGAGTAAATTTTGAAAGAACAAATTCTTTTAAGTCACGGTGGTGGCGGTGAAGAGATGAATGCTTTGATAAATGATATAATTTTCAAAGCCTTTGATAATGAAATTTTAAAAAGTGCAAACGATGCGGCAATTTTAAAATTTAACTCTTTAAATTTAGCTTTTACAACTGATAGTTTTGTTGTAACACCACTATTTTTTAGTGGTGGAGATATCGGTAAAATAGCTATTTGTGGCACTGTAAATGATCTTGCTATGGTTGGAGCAAAACCACTTTATCTAAGTTGTAGCTTTATAATAGAAGAGGGTTTTAGCATAAAATACTTTAAGCAAATTTTAAACTCAATGAGCACAACCGCAAAAGAAGCAGGAGTTTTTATAGTTTGTGGTGATACAAAAGTAGTTCCAAAGGGTAAATGCGATGGTATTTTTATAAATACAAGTGGTGTTGGAGAGATTATAAAACCAATTAATACTGCAAATTTAAAAGCACCAGCTAAAATTTTAGTAAGCTCTGATATCGCTAGACACGGAAGTGTGATAATGCAAGCAAGAGATGAGCTTGGTTTTGAAAGTCAGCTTAAAAGTGATTGCAAACCGCTAAATTTAATAGTTGAAAAAATTCTAAACTCTGGAATTACACCACTTGCAATGAGAGATGCCACAAGAGGTGGAATAAGTGCAGTTTTAAACGAGTGGGCGAAATTTTGTAAAATTGGCATTAAGATAAAAGAATCGGCAATAAATATAAGCGATGAAGTTAAAGGAGTTTGTGAAATTTTAGGTTTTGAACCGTATGATTTAGCAAATGAGGGAACTTTTGTTTTGGCAGTTTGCGAAAAAGAGGCTCCAAAATGTTTAGAAATTTTACGCGAATTTGATAAAAATGCAAATATCATAGGAGAGGTTATAGAAAATGAAGAAAATAGGGTGATTTTAGAAACACTTTATGGAGTTGAGAGATTTTTAGAACCACCAAAAGGTGAGTTACTTCCTAGAATTTGTTAAATTTGAAATTTTTATTTATAAATTTGTAAAATATATAAGACTTTAAAAGGAAAAATATGCATGAGCTTTCAATAGTAATTGATTTAGTTGCACTTTGCGAAGAAAATTTAAGAAAAAATAATAAGAACAAAATAGAAGAAGTTCATCTTAAAATAGGGCGTTTAAGTGGTGTTGAACCACATCTTTTAAAAAGCGCTTATGAGGTTTATCAAAAAGACACAGTTTGCAAAGATGCAAAACTCATTATAAATTTACAAGATGTCGTTGTTAAGTGTAATAAATGCGGAAAAGAAAGCGTGCTTAATAAAAATGAGTTTTTATGCCCAAAATGTGGCTCAAATGACCTTGAAGTGCTTGATGGCGAAGATATGTATTTAATGCAGCTAGTTATGTCATAAATAGGACTTAATAGCTTTTTTACTTCTAGGATATTTTTTTAATACAATAATGATCTTATTTCCATCCTTATAATTTTTTTTTATTTATAAAATTTTACAACCATTAAATTTATTAATATGGCAGAGCCCTTATTATATTTTTCTTATATATTAGATTTCATATTAATATTCTTGCATTTTTCATCATTTTCTTATTTTAAAAACACTTTATCATGCTTTTGCATAAAAATCAATCTAAAAACCAAAATACACATTTTATTGCATTATTACTTATGGATAAGTTTTAAATTTTCAAAAAGTAAAGTAAGGAAATGACTATATATTGTTGTTTAGCAAGGTTTTATTTTGCCAGGGGATTTTAATTTATAAAAGTTTGAAAATTACAGTTTTCAATACAAAATATTAAAATTACTTTGTATTTATCTTTTTATCATAGTTTTTTTAGCTTTATATTTAGTATGTTTTTATGTATTTTTTAATTTTGTTTTTAATCCGTTTTAAAAACAAATTTATTTGCATAAGATTGTATTGTTTATTGTGTTTTTGGTTTTTAGAGCCTGCTGTAATTATAAAATTAAGTATGTAGAAAAAAAAATTAAATATTGGTAGCTAATTTTAAGTAAATTAATTCTACCAATATTTTTATTACTAAATTAAGCTAAAGAAGTTTTTTTAGAAATTAAATCAGTTATTTGATCTTTTATGGATTGGTAATTATAGCCGTCTTTAAATCCAGCATAAAATCCACCGCTTGCATTTATATGCCCTCCTCCACCGACTAAATCTTTAGCCATTTGACTTACATCCGCATTTCCATTTGCACGAAAGCTCAATGTTTTTTTAGAAGTAACATCTATAAAAAAGTCAATATCAGGATTTTGCACTAAAAAATCATTTCCTATGATTGAAGTATTGCCTATATTATATGTCAAGATGCCTTTTTTATCCAAATATGATATTTCAAATTTTTCTCTATCAGCACTAAGCTTTTCTACTATAAATTTAGATATCAAATTACTAAGTGTGTCATCATTTTGTTTTTTAAAATACTCTTTTTTTATTTTATGCAAAGCCTCATCAAGCGCAATATGACCGTTATCTTGATCGAAAAAAGTCTGTGATTTATCTAAAAGATAAAATATATACTCTCTACTATTTTCATCAAACATTATCTTATTTATCTCTTTTGCTCCACTTACTACACCCATGCAAACCTTACCCATTTCAAACCAATGATTGTCTTTTAGCCAGATATCAACAGCATTGACAACATTTACAAACTTAAAAAGCCTATCATCTTTACCATATAATTTACTAAAAAAATCATAAGTTATAAGAGTTGCACATCTTGAACTATCCATTAAATACCAAGGAAATTTTTTAGAGCACTCAAGTCCAGTTTGATGATGATCAAGTAAAAAAATAGTTGAATTTTTATCTTTTAATGCATTTTCAAATTTTTCGCACTGTTGTAGACTTAAATTTAAATCTGTAATTAAAACAATTGATTTTTCATAAATTTTTTCATTATTTTCATTAACTTTGGCACTGTTTTCTATTAAATTTAAAATCTCTTCAAATTTAGCCTCTATTTCTCTTCCATAGTTGGAATTAAAAAATAAAATATCCTTAAAATAATGTTTTGTAACTAACTGTGCTCCATATCCGTCT from Campylobacter ureolyticus includes:
- a CDS encoding DUF3137 domain-containing protein is translated as MEELERKQILKKAILNYRLFFVLVPAFLFLFFLIFEIFSEYFPDIKEKYPEANLLFLAYFPLFFIALFFLNRYLNYLKKQNIKFENYIKEKLVSKFLKNYTYNPADGFGSNFINSVEIYAHYDFATHDLVKGFHKDTKFEFCIAETCENYTSVGGDFGKLINGLKKMKYELSKFTGVILGFVIDKNFKSKTIIVDKSYNTKINGKKEIFDNSTFNDEFRIFSDDAVEARYLLSFLDMEKIVNFQNTIGAGQASYAFINGKFYIFLNNYHFSYNPSLFFEVNEKDAINFAQNIKKVISFIDYFK
- the hypA gene encoding hydrogenase maturation nickel metallochaperone HypA: MHELSIVIDLVALCEENLRKNNKNKIEEVHLKIGRLSGVEPHLLKSAYEVYQKDTVCKDAKLIINLQDVVVKCNKCGKESVLNKNEFLCPKCGSNDLEVLDGEDMYLMQLVMS
- the hypB gene encoding hydrogenase nickel incorporation protein HypB, with protein sequence MCKDCGCESHKHNEDTKSTVEVVSKILSKNDKEADHNRAHLDEKGIFCINLMSSPGAGKTTLLENTIKKSKFKIGVVEGDLETNRDADRIIKAGASAYQITTGQGCHLDAVMVHEGLHHLPLENLNLVFVENVGNLVCPASYDVGSHINVVLLSSPEGSDKVEKYPVMFRAADLVIITKSSVKKYFNFDTKEVINSVRKLNPKADIIELDSVTGEGFEKWLDYLKFKMEFR
- a CDS encoding DHH family phosphoesterase, whose amino-acid sequence is MKIYHLSHTDLDGYGAQLVTKHYFKDILFFNSNYGREIEAKFEEILNLIENSAKVNENNEKIYEKSIVLITDLNLSLQQCEKFENALKDKNSTIFLLDHHQTGLECSKKFPWYLMDSSRCATLITYDFFSKLYGKDDRLFKFVNVVNAVDIWLKDNHWFEMGKVCMGVVSGAKEINKIMFDENSREYIFYLLDKSQTFFDQDNGHIALDEALHKIKKEYFKKQNDDTLSNLISKFIVEKLSADREKFEISYLDKKGILTYNIGNTSIIGNDFLVQNPDIDFFIDVTSKKTLSFRANGNADVSQMAKDLVGGGGHINASGGFYAGFKDGYNYQSIKDQITDLISKKTSLA
- a CDS encoding HypC/HybG/HupF family hydrogenase formation chaperone, whose product is MCLSIPSKVLEVDENNFATVETLGVKRGVSLDLIGEPVKPGEYVLIHVGFAMEKIDTKAALESLEFYKKIAKEMEDGTIDQSDGDMGLSNMKIE
- the hypE gene encoding hydrogenase expression/formation protein HypE, yielding MKEQILLSHGGGGEEMNALINDIIFKAFDNEILKSANDAAILKFNSLNLAFTTDSFVVTPLFFSGGDIGKIAICGTVNDLAMVGAKPLYLSCSFIIEEGFSIKYFKQILNSMSTTAKEAGVFIVCGDTKVVPKGKCDGIFINTSGVGEIIKPINTANLKAPAKILVSSDIARHGSVIMQARDELGFESQLKSDCKPLNLIVEKILNSGITPLAMRDATRGGISAVLNEWAKFCKIGIKIKESAINISDEVKGVCEILGFEPYDLANEGTFVLAVCEKEAPKCLEILREFDKNANIIGEVIENEENRVILETLYGVERFLEPPKGELLPRIC
- the hypD gene encoding hydrogenase formation protein HypD, which encodes MDLINDFRDKTHILNLSKLIIENSKKPLNIMEICGGHTHSIMKFGIDKLVGENIKFIHGPGCPVCVMPRHSIDEAIKLASMKDTIFTTLADMLRVPGSYTTLAKQRAKGHDIRALYSPLDVINIALKNPDKNVIFFAIGFETTTPMSAVVIEKAINLNLKNLFFHINHVTVPAPVKALLDDKNVKIDAFLGPSHVSVIIGSKPYEDIAKTYKKPIAISGFEPLDIMDSILNLVKQFNENKFEVYNEYNRVVKPNGNEKAINLINKYFKKVDFEWRGLGVIPKSGLDLKDEFDFLNARKIFDCSVESKSENRACICGEILRGLKNPPDCKVFGKVCNPQNPLGSCMVSSEGACAAYYKYKRG